One Setaria italica strain Yugu1 chromosome I, Setaria_italica_v2.0, whole genome shotgun sequence DNA window includes the following coding sequences:
- the LOC101759369 gene encoding nicotinamidase 1, with product MRMGAEAAAAAASAEGLLRSRIPFQTDGELVLPPRGAGLVLVDLCNGFCTVGAGNLAPVAPNKQIEKMVGEAARLSKVFCDRNWPIFAFLDTHYTDKPEPPYPPHCIIGTGEENFVPDLEWLEKEPNVTVKRKSCIDGYISCIEKDGSSVFADWIGKYQIKTVLVLGICTDICVLDFASSTLAARNIDRVPPLQDVVIYSEGCATYDLPVEVATNIKGALAHPQDLMHHIGLYMAKGRGAKIVDRVVVEP from the exons ATGCGAATGGgggcggaggccgccgccgccgccgcctccgccgaggGCCTGCTCCGGTCGCGGATCCCGTTCCAGACCGACGGGGAGCTCGTCCTCCCGCCGCGAGGGGCGGGGCTCGTACTCGTCGACCTCTGCAACGGCTTCTGCACCGTCGGCGCCGGGAACCTC GCTCCTGTTGCACCAAACAAGCAGATTGAAAAGATGGTGGGAGAGGCCGCTAGGCTCTCTAAGGTGTTCTGTGACAGAAACTGGCCAATCTTCGCGTTTCTTGATACCCACTATACAGATAAGCCGGAACCACCATATCCCCCTCATTGTATCATTGGTACTGGGGAGGAGAATTTTGTTCCAG ATTTGGAGTGGTTGGAAAAGGAGCCAAATGTGACTGTAAAGAGGAAAAGTTGTATTGATGGGTACATCAGCTGCATAGAGAAGGATGGATCCAGTGTTTTTGCTGATTGGATTGGAAAATACCAAATCAAAACT GTCTTGGTGCTCGGAATATGCACAGACATCTGTGTTTTGGACTTTGCAAGCTCAACTCTGGCTGCTCGAAATATTGATCGAGTGCCTCCACTACAAGATGTTGTGATTTATTCAGAGGGGTGTGCTACATATGACCTTCCTGTTGAGGTTGCTACGAATATCAAAGGAGCTCTTGCCCATCCACAG GATCTTATGCATCATATCGGACTCTACATGGCCAAAGGAAGAGGTGCCAAGATAGTTGACAGGGTTGTTGTTGAACCTTGA
- the LOC101759775 gene encoding uncharacterized protein LOC101759775 gives MAFTTPAAVLLDENMHIHGGKRADAPRAKPLKPSEKKPGLQERKALQDVSNFAKGTALKDRSVKERSQQRKALQNVTNTIQSKERPTLKEQRSTVKERSDLGKHEVVNPLNILTDEEIKKCHEWAKDGAEGAHFHDYQKSDKDLQDKRVKKKVAKVLSALDGWSNVVYDRVMFPAAEVEKFFEEEKGLELEPEILPDISWGLSHSGDKAKLAEYSFTDDELDQYPSLDNNPVTFELRDEPEIPQLGVY, from the exons ATGGCTTTCACAACTCCAGCAGCAGTTCTTCTTGATGAGAACATGCATATACATGGAG GCAAGAGGGCTGATGCACCAAGGGCCAAACCACTGAAGCCATCAGAGAAGAAGCCTGGGCTTCAAGAGCGGAAGGCTCTTCAGGATGTGTCCAACTTTGCCAAAGGCACTGCTTTGAAGGACAGGTCCGTGAAAGAGAGGTCCCAACAGCGGAAGGCTCTTCAGAATGTGACCAACACAATTCAAAGCAAGGAAAGGCCCACCTTGAAAGAACAGAGGTCCACCGTGAAAGAAAGGTCTGATTTGGGCAAACATGAAGTGGTTAACCCATTGAACATATTAACTGATGAAGAGATCAAAAAGTGTCATGAATGGGCTAAGGATGGGGCGGAGGGCGCTCACTTCCATGATTATCAGAAGTCAGATAAGGATCTGCAAGACAAAC GCgtcaagaagaaagtggcgaaGGTACTCTCAGCCTTGGATGGTTGGTCAAATGTGGTATATGATCGTGTGATGTTTCCAGCTGCG GAGGTTGAGAAGTTCTTCGAAGAAGAGAAAGGGCTGGAGCTGGAACCAGAGATTCTCCCAGACATCAGTTGGGGTCTCTCTCACTCAG GTGATAAAGCAAAGCTGGCTGAATATTCTTTTACTGATGATGAGCTTGACCAGTACCCATCTCTGGACAACAATCCGGTTACGTTTGAGCTGAGAGACGAGCCGGAGATCCCGCAGCTGGGAGTATACTGA